A genomic stretch from Chitinophaga lutea includes:
- the mobC gene encoding conjugal transfer protein MobC: MQTGEDITALRKIIDFVRFGSAIVLLIHFYIQCHPLLLSWQLTHPLADRLFSNLSRDLPFFDTATGEKSIALLLLLITLAAAKGRKDENLKARPLVGFLLFGICAFYLSTLLLKMAPQDHLYIIYMAVTACGYLTILETGTKFSRLLHLKHKDDIFNTLNESFPQEETRLENKYSFNFAAQYRYRGQLRKSHISVISPFRALTVMGTPGSGKTFYVFREILQQAAAKGYTLFVFDYKYPDLTKIIFHHAKRNLDKYAHPLKFYVINFDDLSRSHRANPIQPQTFSDMTDAAESSRTLMLSLNRDWIKKTGDFWAESSITFFTALLWYLKKYDGGRFCTIPHAIELAQIDYKKLFKVLIEESEIQTLINVFISAWARGANEQLEGQIGSTKIALARLASPSIYWVLTGNDFTLDINNPTAPKIICAGSNPMRQQVYGPVLSLFVERMLKMINKPGQLHSALVLDEFASLTVNNIDQHIATARGRLCATCIGLQDLSQLRRDYGKEQADVIVNTCGNIISGQVLGDTAKLISDRIGKINQEKESTSISSSDTSVSKSTQLEVAIQPAKIANLSSGEFVGAVADTPQQKIAQKAFHCELLVDFDAVANEEKQYEDFPVIRNITEDEVMKNFNQVKYDIQDLINNEMKRIESENPTPEPPPTEEKKPVSL; the protein is encoded by the coding sequence ATGCAAACCGGCGAAGATATCACCGCGCTCCGCAAGATCATCGACTTTGTAAGATTTGGCAGTGCAATCGTGTTGTTGATCCATTTCTATATCCAATGCCATCCGTTGCTACTCAGCTGGCAGCTCACCCATCCATTGGCCGACCGCCTGTTCAGCAATCTTTCCCGCGATCTTCCATTTTTCGATACTGCCACTGGTGAAAAATCCATTGCATTGCTTCTGCTACTGATCACCCTGGCTGCAGCAAAAGGCAGAAAAGACGAAAACCTGAAAGCACGGCCGCTGGTTGGCTTTCTCCTGTTTGGCATTTGCGCGTTCTACCTATCCACATTATTGCTAAAGATGGCACCGCAGGATCATCTATATATAATATATATGGCGGTTACTGCTTGCGGTTACCTGACTATTTTAGAGACGGGCACCAAATTCAGCCGTTTACTCCACCTCAAGCACAAAGACGACATTTTCAATACCCTGAATGAATCTTTCCCCCAGGAAGAAACCCGGCTCGAAAACAAATACTCCTTCAATTTCGCTGCACAATACCGGTACCGCGGCCAGCTGCGCAAATCCCATATTTCGGTCATTTCGCCCTTTCGTGCGCTAACGGTAATGGGCACACCCGGTTCCGGTAAAACATTCTACGTTTTCCGGGAAATCCTACAACAAGCAGCAGCCAAAGGGTACACGCTATTCGTGTTCGACTATAAATACCCTGACTTAACTAAAATTATCTTTCATCATGCCAAACGTAACCTCGATAAGTACGCGCATCCGTTAAAGTTCTACGTAATCAACTTCGACGACCTAAGCCGCTCTCACCGTGCCAACCCCATCCAGCCGCAAACATTTTCCGATATGACCGACGCCGCCGAAAGCAGCCGCACCCTGATGTTGTCGCTCAACAGAGACTGGATCAAGAAAACCGGGGACTTTTGGGCCGAAAGTAGCATTACGTTTTTTACGGCATTGCTATGGTATCTGAAAAAATATGACGGCGGCAGGTTCTGCACCATTCCCCATGCAATAGAGCTGGCGCAAATTGATTACAAAAAACTATTTAAAGTTCTCATTGAAGAATCAGAAATACAAACCCTCATCAATGTTTTTATCTCTGCTTGGGCACGCGGCGCAAACGAACAATTAGAGGGACAAATTGGTTCGACAAAAATTGCGCTGGCACGGTTGGCATCCCCATCCATCTACTGGGTGTTGACCGGCAACGATTTCACGTTGGATATCAATAATCCCACCGCCCCGAAGATCATTTGCGCAGGCAGCAACCCCATGCGCCAACAGGTCTACGGCCCAGTACTCTCACTATTTGTGGAGCGAATGTTGAAAATGATTAATAAACCAGGGCAGTTACATTCGGCGCTGGTTCTCGATGAATTTGCCAGCCTCACTGTCAACAACATCGACCAACATATTGCCACCGCCCGCGGGCGGCTGTGTGCAACTTGTATCGGACTGCAGGATCTCTCCCAACTACGGCGCGACTATGGAAAAGAGCAGGCAGATGTAATAGTCAATACATGCGGCAATATCATTAGCGGCCAGGTATTAGGCGATACGGCCAAACTCATCAGCGACCGCATCGGAAAAATCAATCAGGAAAAAGAATCAACCAGCATTAGCAGTTCGGACACATCAGTCAGCAAATCCACCCAGTTAGAAGTCGCCATCCAACCGGCGAAAATCGCCAATTTGTCCAGTGGCGAGTTCGTCGGAGCAGTCGCCGACACCCCGCAGCAAAAAATCGCCCAAAAGGCATTTCACTGCGAACTGCTGGTAGACTTCGATGCGGTTGCAAATGAAGAAAAACAATATGAAGACTTTCCCGTCATCCGAAACATCACAGAGGATGAAGTCATGAAAAACTTCAACCAGGTCAAATATGACATACAGGATTTAATAAATAACGAAATGAAACGTATTGAAAGCGAAAACCCAACACCTGAGCCACCGCCAACAGAAGAAAAAAAACCTGTCAGCTTGTAA